In the genome of Streptacidiphilus rugosus AM-16, one region contains:
- a CDS encoding VOC family protein, protein MLADFPAIAVIPASDIDRAKRFYRDTLGLKLTVDEGEDVRFESGGQVFTLYATPSGGQAAHTLAAWKVDDLAAEMAELRGRGVRFEEYDMPGLKTVDGVAATGGVRGAWFKDSEGNILAVVQEV, encoded by the coding sequence ATGCTGGCTGACTTCCCTGCGATCGCCGTGATCCCGGCGAGCGACATCGATCGGGCCAAGCGCTTCTACCGTGACACCCTCGGCCTGAAGCTGACCGTCGACGAGGGCGAGGACGTGCGCTTCGAGTCCGGCGGGCAGGTGTTCACCCTCTACGCGACCCCGAGCGGCGGTCAGGCCGCGCACACGCTGGCCGCGTGGAAGGTCGACGACCTCGCCGCCGAGATGGCCGAGCTGCGCGGACGCGGCGTCCGCTTCGAGGAGTACGACATGCCCGGCCTGAAGACGGTCGACGGCGTGGCGGCGACCGGCGGGGTGCGCGGGGCCTGGTTCAAGGACAGCGAGGGCAACATCCTGGCCGTGGTGCAGGAGGTCTGA